Below is a window of Phormidium ambiguum IAM M-71 DNA.
TAGGAGTTACTTTGCCAGCCAAAACATCATCTATATAACTAGCGTAAGTTGAGACGCGAGTATCACCGCTAAACTCTCCGAAACTAAAGTTTCCTATATTATCAACATCAGGAGGACTGAAACATTCAAAGTTAATGGTATTGAAGAAGCATTGACCATACGATGTTACTCCGGCAATTAACCCATTAATAAATGTTGGCCCTCCTGAATCACCTGCGGCTGTATTAACCTCTGACAAACCTAATCCTAAATCAGGAATACCAACAAATCCAAAGGCATCATTTTCTGGTGATCCACTATCAAAATCGTATAGCAAGATTGCGTTGGGAAGTACGCCAGGATCTAAATTTTCTCCTAAAAACTCGTATACATTTTGACCTGAACGTTTGACTCCAAAAGGGTATTGTCTTGGGTTAAAACCCTGATTGCCTTGACCAGATAAACCATATCCAACCTTAGTGCTGACCTGACCGATTTCATCAGTATTTCGGTAGATATCATACCGTTGGGCTGCTTCAGGTGCTGCTGATGCGAGTTCCAATATAGCTAAGTCTCCGCCAAAAGAGTCAAAATCAGCAAAACCATCCCAGTCTGGGTAGATAAAAATGTTGGCAGTTTTTATACCAAACTTACCTGTGGGTAGATCGAAAAATGCTGTAGCCCCATTTGTGATATTAAAGCCAAAATTGTCAGTGAGACAGTGGGCAGCGGTGAGAATGTGTCGCCCTGAAGGTAGCAGCGAACCGGAACAAAGAAAACGCCCTAAACTTGTTTGTAAGGATAAACTTACCACACCGTCAAATCCATTACCGGGATTAACTATGTAGTCATTTGGATCGCCTGAAACTACGATAGCTTGTGCGCGATCGTCAATTTCAAGATTGACGAATAGCCCTGCAATAATTATTACCCCAGAGGTAATAGTATATTTTAGTGATTTGAAAGGTTTTTGGAAATGAGGAAATGCCATTTTCTAATCTCCTAGATTTGCTCAGTAAGCAGAGATTTTGTGGGTAACAAATATTACAAATTCACTAAGAAATACAAGTGCAAAAGCGTCGCCTGTTTTTAATTTTTCACCTTTCTAGGCGATAATTTAACATCAATTATAGAATTCGTTTTTTATTTGTCAAGCTGAGAGTATTATCTAGTCAAGTTCAGTTTAAAGCTGATAAATGACTAGTCGATCGCCCTATTTAAGATGAGAGTCTTACTGTAAGTTACTTTTCAGAGGTTAAAAGAAAATAGTTGAATTTATAAATACAAAATACTAGATAAAATTTATACTAATCACTAGCACATTTTGTACCAAATTTTACCCAGCATAACAACAGTATTTAATTGTCAAATCCCTTTGTTCTAATTATTTTACAGCTATATAAATCGCTGATTTTATTGGCGCGTTGAATGCAGTTTATAACCCGAATACTGTAGAAATTTGTGGCAAAATTTCCTCGCAAGCTTCTTGAAAATCTCTTGCTTTTGGCGCTTCTTTGACAATTCCTCGTAATCTTTGCAATGCTGCAAATGCTAAACTTCGATGTTCTTCTATTCCGGCATTTTTCGCAGCCTCAACTAATGCTTTGACTTGATTCAATGCTTCAGTTTCACTTGCGGAAGCTAAATTTTCATCACCTTCTATCCTCCTTTGCAGTTTTTCTAATAATTCTCTAATTCCTTCTTGTTCTGGTGGAGGTGATGCAGGTAATTCATTAATTGATTCCTTGACTAAATCGCTAATTGTATTTTGGTTCATTTGGTTTGTTCCAGTGGTTGATATAAAGCGGAATATTTCAGTTAGGGTAAAGTAACAAATATTGCTGTTGCCTTTTCCCGGCTTAAGTTGGTAAATTATGTTTAACCAGCTAATCTGGTAATTAAATCAATATTGTTAGCGTCGTCGCATCTATCCATTGGCTAGACGTTCACTGTTATTCTTTGAGTAAAAAAGCAGAATTAATCTTTTGGTAGCCGATGAGTACATACAACATTTTGAGCCAAACTGAACGCCAACGAGTGAGTGATGGAGCAGTTGTATCTATTTTGAGTGGTTGTGAGTCTTCACCTCGAAAATTGGTGTTAATATTGCCGCAATTGGGAGATTTTGACAGTTTGGAGTATGCTTGGTGGTTACGACGAGATACCGATCGACTTCAATCACAAAACATAGTAATCCGAGCAGTGGGAATTGGCGATCGCACTTCCGGTCAAAAATTCTGTGACTTTACCGGATTTCCCCCAGACTGCTTGTTTGTAGATCCTACTGCTCAACTACACCAAACCCTTAATCTATATTCAGGTCTAGCCTTAAAACTACCTGGTTTATCGTCTGGTGCGAATGCTTGGCTTAACCTAATGCTAATGTGCGCTGGAATTGGTAGCCCCGGCACTCTAGCAGAAGTGTTTCGCGGATATAAAGGCGACACAAAAGCGCCTCAATTAATCGGCGATGAAGAAATTGTCAAAGCTGCCCCTTTGCCTCCACTAAAAGGTTCATTCTTTAAATGGGCAGGTGGAAAAGGTTATCAGCGCCCATTTGAGTTAGCAACTTTGCGACTACGAAATATGACAGAAGTGCTAACGAATTGGAAAACTTACGTTCCTAATCCTGCTTATCTTACCCAAAGAGGTGCAACTTTTCTATTTGATAAGCAGGGAGAATTGCTTTATCAGCATTGCGATCGGGCCATCCTTGGCTTTGCTGCTAATATGAGTAATCCACTATCTTTTCTCAAGGATTTTGTTAGCGATAAAAACTTCAATTGAAATGTTATTATTAATTACTATTCCAGATCAATTATATCTTTTATCTAACTTGATTAATTGGTAATTTGATAGTAAAAGTTGTCCCTTCCCCTAATTTAGATTGGCAATAAAGATTTCCCTGATGAACTTCTGTAATAATCTGATGAGCAATTGATAACCCTAAACCAGTTCCTATGCCAATAGATTTAAAATCAAAAATTGGCTCAAAAATCGATTCTTTAACTTCTGTATTTATAGCAATTTGTATAGTTACAAAATTATTACTATTTTTTTTACTATGAATAACAATCTTTTTTGTATTTAAAGTCTGACAATTATTTTCGGTTTCCAATAAAGCGCTAATCGCTTTACCCAGTACAGTTAACAATACTTGATTAATTTGAGTAACATAGCATTCTACAAGCGGTAATTCATTAAGTTCCTTAATGATTTGGATTTTATTTTTGTAGTAATTGTACAGTAATAATAAACTGCTTTCAATACCTAGATTAATGTCCGCCCCTTTCATTTGAGATTCATCAGAACGATAAAAGTTTCTCAAGTTTTGGACTGATTCTCGAATTCGATCGGCCCCTACTTTGATAGAGTCAATTATATAAGGAAAATCCGATCGCACATAATCTAAGTCAACTTCTTCCATAAGTTGTTCAATTTCCAGATTAGTTGGATAAGTTTGTTGATAAACATCAATAACTTTTAACAAAGCTTCAGTATACTCTTCTAAATAAGGTAAATTACCATAAATAAAATTAATTGGATTATTAATTTCATGAGCAACACCAGACACTAACTGACCTAAAATCGTTAATCTTTCCACCTGTGTTAAATGTCTATAAACTTTTGCTAAATCAGCTTGCGCTTCTTGTAACTTTTTAGTTGTTTCCTGCAATCTTTGCTCCAACTCTTGTTTAGATTCATTAGGAGGAGTTGCTTGAAGTAACAACTGATAACGTTGATATATAATAAAAAAAGCGATCGCAGGTAACAATCCCACCCAATTGCTCGCTATATCATTCACAAGTAACTTACTTTCAGTGGCAATTATAAGTTTAGGAAAAATGTAACTTCCACTACTAATTAAAAACAAACTTGCTATTAATATAGTTAACCAATTAATAGTTATTTTCCGATAATGCCATAAATCTGCAAATATCAACAAGCTAATAAAAAAGTAGCAGCTAGCAATAATGATATTTTCTAATCCACCAACTATCTCTACACGATCCAAGATATAAGCGATCGGAAAACAAATTGTATTCCACATAGGTATTCATAATTCCCGTCAAGTACTGGTAGCATCACCGTGATGAATCGGGAGAATTAGACAAAACCAGCGCCCAACCAAAGAATTCTGACACAAGTAAAGTGCAAAAGGCAAAAAGCTAGAATTCCCCTTCCCTACAACTCTTTCCTTTGTACTTGGAATTACCTTTCCACCTTAAAAGATAAATTACTTATCCAGCTTGAGTTGATTTGACAAGGCTAGCATTTACAATAATCTTTACAATATTAACCTAGATTTTAATAGCAACATCTATCCCCAGATCAATATCTCCAGATTGTTTTAATGTGAGTTAGGCCACCATGTACCGCAAACTGTTTCAGCTGCATCAGTCAAAAAGCCCTACATATCGCACCGAAATCTTACTAGACCGCTTATGGGTCATCGGCTTGCTAATTGCAGCATTAACTCTGTATCTAGCCAATCTAGGTGGTCTACCTTTGCGAGACTGGGACGAAGGAATAGTCGCCCAAGTAGCCCGTGAAATACATAACGCACCCCCCGGATCGTTACGCTGGCTTTATCCCACCCTAGCCGGAGAAGCATACATCAACAAACCGCCCCTAGTTCATATTCTCATTGCCAGCACCTATTTAATAGGGGGAACAATTAACGAATGGACAACTCGCTTACCTGGAGCAATATTAACAGCTGTATCAGTGCCAATACTCTACAGTATTGGGCGAGAAATCTTTCCCAGAAGACTATGGGCAATTTTTAGCGCCTTAGTTTACCTCACCTTATTGCCAGTAGTCCGGCATGGACGTTTAGCAATGTTAGATGGGGCAATATTGTGCTTTTTTCTCTTCACAATCTGGTGTTTATTACGCTGTCGCCGAGATTTACGTTATTGCTTAGGCGTGGGGATTGGGTTAGGATTAATCGCTTTAACTAAAGGTTTTTTGAGTTTATTATTAGGAGCGATCGCACTAGCATTCATAGCCTGGGATACCCCCCGACTACTCACCTCAATCTACTTCTGGACTGGCATCATCATCGGCAGTTTACCCGCTACATTTTGGTATGCAGCCCAACTACTACATCCCAATCCAGCTTACGTCGAAATGTTTCTCAACCAAGGAATTCTGAACCAATCCCTCAAACGAATTTGGGATCGAGTTGATAACCACGCAGGCCCACCTTGGTACTACATCTTAGAGATTCTCAAATATAATTGGCCTTGGTTAATATTTCTCCCAAACGGCATAATCTTAGCTTGGGAAAATCGCAACCTTAGTTGGGCAAAATTAATCTTAGTTTGGGGAGGATTTTACTTATTTGTCATTTCCATTATGACCACCAAACTCCCCTGGTATGTTATGCCAATTTACCCCGCATTAGCATTATTAATTGGCGCACAATTAGCAGAACTTTGGAATTGGCCACGTAGTAAACCCTTTCCTCGGTCTTGGTTTATTGTTTCCAGCATTTTGGTGATTGCTTCCTGGGCAGGTAGTATTTACTTTGCCATATTTGCGCCCCAATTAGAAACAGATTTAGCACTCACATTCACTGCGATCGCATTAACCATGACGATCGCCATTGTATTAATGTTTAAACGCGACCTGCAATTCATCATCATCTTATTTTGGGGCAGTTATCTCACCCTATTCCTCCTCATGAACTCTGATAATTGGGTTTGGGAACTAACCGAACAATACCCCGTAAAACCAGTTGCTCAAATGATTCAAAAAAGCCACGTTCCTCCACAGCAAAAAATTTACACCTCCTATCCCAACTTTCGTCCTTCATTAAATTTTTACAGCGAACGTCAAATTATACCCACCAACAAAGAAACCCTAGAACAAATTTGGCAAGAACAAACCTCCCCCTACTTTCTACTCAAGCCATCCTTCCCAAAAGAAATCAATTTAGAACTAGTGAAAATAATTGGTCAAGTTAGAATAGATACCCCACAATCAGAAGCAAGCTGGGTCTTAATTACCAAAGAAAATTCATTTGTAGATAGCTAAATAACCCAACTTGTTTATTAATTAGATTAGTTAGGACTTACCCATCTGGCATATTTTTACTCCAATCAACTCGAAAAAACAAAAATCTCCGCATTCTATATGCGGAGATTTTCAATTAAGATTAATCAATTAGGTTTTGTCACCCAATCCATAAGTTGCTGAATAGGATTTTTTTCCAGAGATTTTTCATCTAAAGTGGCCATTGTATAGCCTAAGAAAATAGCACTGCAAATGATAGCAATTAAAGAAATCGGTTTGGCAATCCGAAAATCACGACGCATTCGCGCAAAAGGGCGACTTTGGCGACGCAGCATCTGCCCATCAGTTCGGTGTCTAGGAATAGAGAGGGGGTCTCTCACAAAATGACCGCTTTGACTAATTACAAAGCGTTCATGGCAATAAGGACACATATACAGTCCACCACCCACCTTGCTCAGTTTCCTTCCCTGAGAACGATAACAAATTGGGCAAGTAACAGAATGGCCATCAAAGGTGTGAGCATTCATCAGAATTTCCTACTTTTCCACAAGTTGTGCCTTTTTTCAGTGCGAACTTACTAACCCTGCTGTCACGCATAGCGCCCAGACTAGATTGGTCACTGTGATGAGCTAGTGCTATCAAAAGATGACTTGGAGCAAAACCCACCTTTACTAAAGATTTCATATTTGCAGTAGTGACGGCAAGTTAAAGATAAATTTATTCAAAGACAAGACAAATTTATATATAGTTTCTCTCTACTAGTCTACCCAGGTTAACCGATAACCACATACTTTTAGCCACCCTTCTCGTTAAAATTTAGATGAGAAGCCTGTCACAAAATTTAAGCTTTCTCTGTTTCTCTAATAACTTCATATACTCACCTTTATATAATGACTTCAATTCCCCCCGTTGATTTCAAGTTAAATCAACCACCTTTGCCAGAAACAGCTAATTCTGAACATCCCTCTCACTCCTCTCCTCTATTCACCAGACTTCTCAATCGTTTCCAGCCATCACCAGAAGCGGTGGTCATGCTTTTAGCAGTACTTATCGGTGGTGGAACTGGTATGGGAATTGTCACATTTCACTATTTGATTGAACTCATTCACAGTCTCGCTTTAGAGCATTTCATGGGTTTAATCTCTGGTGCGGGTGCTTGGACTTTGGCTTGTGTTCCTACCTTGGGCGGTTTAATTGTGGGTTTAATGCGTTGGCGTTGGCAAGATTTAGGCCCTAGTATTTCTTCGATGATTGCGGCGACACAGGGTTCTTTAAATGATATGTCCCGCCAACTCAGACCTGTGACGAAAATGGTTGCGGCTTCGGTATCTTTGGGAACAGGGGCTTCGTTAGGCCCGGAGGGGCCGAGTGTGGAAATTGGCGCGAATTTCGGAATGTTACTTGGTCAAGTTTTGCAGGTTTCTCAAGAACGACATCGGTTACTTTTGGGTGCAGGGGCGGCTGCGGGTTTAGCGGCTGGGTTTAATGCGCCGATTGCTGGGGTGTTTTTTGCTTTGGAAGTAGTGTTGGGAACTACTTTTGCGACTTCTGCGGTTAGCGTTGTTTTGTTAGCTGCGGTGGTTTCGGCTTTAATTGCTCAAATTGGTTTGGGGGCGCAACCTGCTTTTAGTTTGCCTGTGTATGAGGTTCGTAGTCCTTTGGAGTTGCCTTTGTACATGGGTTTGGGTTTATTGGCTAGCTTGGTATCTCTGACTTATACTCAAGCTATTCAAACTGCTGGGCGTTGCTTTAAGGGACAATTTGAAGGTTTTGCTTGGTTAAGTAAAATTCCCCGGTTTGTTCATCCGGTGATTGGTGGGTTGTGTGTGGGATTGGTGGCTTTAAAATGGCCGCAAATTTTGGGTATTGGTTATGAAACTGTGGAAGCAATGCTGCAAGATGTGGAGTTTCCGCTGCATTTGTTGGTGGTGTTACTGGTGGTGAAGCTGGTAATGACTGCGGTGAGTGTGGGTAGTGGTTTGGTTGGTGGTGTGTTTGCGCCTGCGATGTTTTTGGGTGCTTCTTTGGGTGCGGCTTATGGTCAAACTTTGGCGATCGTTTTGCCGGGAATGAGTGCTAGTATGGCGGGGCCACCAGCTTATGCAATGGTGGGGATGGCGGCGGTTTTGGCTGGTAGTGTGCGTGCGCCACTGACGGCGATTTTGTTGTTGTTTGAGTTGACGCGAGATTATCGGATTGTTTTGCCTTTGATGGCGGCTGTGGGGTTGAGTGTTTGGTTGGTGGAGTTACTGAAACCGAGTGCTACTCAAGCGTTGAATCTTCAACAGATGGGGGTCAATTTGAGTAAAGACCAAAATCATGAAGTTTTAAAACAAATGTCTGTGTCGGCGGCTATGCAGCCTCCGAAGTTGCTGCTTTCTGGTTCTCTTCCGGTTTTAGAGGCTGGTGTTTCTTTAACTAATCATCGTTGTCATACGGCTTTGGTGGTTGATGAGCAAGAGCAGTTAATTGGTTTGATTACTTTGCAAGATATTAATCGGGCGATCGCACGCGCAGAAACAAGTCTCTCTGGTTATAATATCCTTGACCAAAAACTGGCGGATATTTGCACCAGAGAGATACTATACGCTTGTGAGGATGAATCTCTGGCTGATGCGTTATCGCGCATGGCGGCGCGTGGTTTGCATCAGTTACCAGTGGTGGCGCGAGATCGTCCGCAACAAGTTCTGGGTTTATTGGAACAGGAAGGGATTAATTTGGCTTGTGGTGTAGCTATTACTCATCAAGCTATTAATCGTTACCTACCTACGCTGGCGCAAGAGTTACCTGTTTCTAAGAGTAAGCAAGCAATTTAGGTACTGCATCATTAAAATTAAAAAAGAAGTATCCTTTGTCGATCGGGAAATGCTGCTCAGCCTGCCAGCTTAAGCGCAAGTTCCCGGTCTTTTTTATTGAGAAGCGTTTGCAATGCTTTGCTTCAGACAATTTTTTACGAGAATTTGCTGATGTCGATCGAATTTTCAGCTATTGTTCCCATAAATTTATTTTTAAGGATGCAGTTTGATTTGCTGTTGCTTACTTAACTTAGAAATAGTCAAACTCTCTTCAACCAATATTTTTGTTAAGTTGTGGCGTTGCAGCTAACTTCTAAAGCAGTAATTTCCATTGTCATAATTTAATCGATTGTTGATTAAATCTAGGTTGACTGCTGGAAAAAAGTTTTGCGAACATAATCAGCTAAAGTTCTTCAAAGCTGAAGATGTCTGCTTTCACAGTCTAGCTACTTAAGGAAATTATTCCTCTTCAGCGGGATTACCATCACTATCAATTTGACGTAATCGAATATGCTTACGTCCTAAAGAAATTTCAAATTCATCTCCTGGCTGTAAGCCCATCTGTGTAGTGTAAGCGGAGCCAATTAATAAGTTGCCATTAGATTGGACGCTGATTCGATAGCTGGCACTGCGTCCGCCACGACCATTTCCACCTTGTTTGCCATCTAATTGAACGCCTTCAGCATCAATCAGAGCATTCAAGAATTTCATCATGTTGACACGCTCTACACCGTTTTTGGTAACAGTGTAATAGCCACAGGCTTTCGCCTTTTCTTCTTTGCTTAAGTTGTCTAGCTCTTTAACTTTCTTTAAGAGAGCTTCGCCAACTAAGGGTTCGATCTTTCTGCCTTTATTCATTAACTTGACTCAAAAAGAATTACTTCAAGTAGTTTATAGTATCCTACATGAGTTGTGTTTTGCTATTGCTTACTTTAGCTATAGCTTTTTATCAACTCACAAATCTATCTTATATCCTTAGTTGTCAATTGTTCAAGACATTAACGAGAAATATTGATGATATT
It encodes the following:
- a CDS encoding sensor histidine kinase, producing MWNTICFPIAYILDRVEIVGGLENIIIASCYFFISLLIFADLWHYRKITINWLTILIASLFLISSGSYIFPKLIIATESKLLVNDIASNWVGLLPAIAFFIIYQRYQLLLQATPPNESKQELEQRLQETTKKLQEAQADLAKVYRHLTQVERLTILGQLVSGVAHEINNPINFIYGNLPYLEEYTEALLKVIDVYQQTYPTNLEIEQLMEEVDLDYVRSDFPYIIDSIKVGADRIRESVQNLRNFYRSDESQMKGADINLGIESSLLLLYNYYKNKIQIIKELNELPLVECYVTQINQVLLTVLGKAISALLETENNCQTLNTKKIVIHSKKNSNNFVTIQIAINTEVKESIFEPIFDFKSIGIGTGLGLSIAHQIITEVHQGNLYCQSKLGEGTTFTIKLPINQVR
- a CDS encoding trypsin-like serine protease; this encodes MAFPHFQKPFKSLKYTITSGVIIIAGLFVNLEIDDRAQAIVVSGDPNDYIVNPGNGFDGVVSLSLQTSLGRFLCSGSLLPSGRHILTAAHCLTDNFGFNITNGATAFFDLPTGKFGIKTANIFIYPDWDGFADFDSFGGDLAILELASAAPEAAQRYDIYRNTDEIGQVSTKVGYGLSGQGNQGFNPRQYPFGVKRSGQNVYEFLGENLDPGVLPNAILLYDFDSGSPENDAFGFVGIPDLGLGLSEVNTAAGDSGGPTFINGLIAGVTSYGQCFFNTINFECFSPPDVDNIGNFSFGEFSGDTRVSTYASYIDDVLAGKVTPTSKVPEPNTMFALFTFAALAVSSRFKRKAKEKV
- a CDS encoding chloride channel protein — translated: MTSIPPVDFKLNQPPLPETANSEHPSHSSPLFTRLLNRFQPSPEAVVMLLAVLIGGGTGMGIVTFHYLIELIHSLALEHFMGLISGAGAWTLACVPTLGGLIVGLMRWRWQDLGPSISSMIAATQGSLNDMSRQLRPVTKMVAASVSLGTGASLGPEGPSVEIGANFGMLLGQVLQVSQERHRLLLGAGAAAGLAAGFNAPIAGVFFALEVVLGTTFATSAVSVVLLAAVVSALIAQIGLGAQPAFSLPVYEVRSPLELPLYMGLGLLASLVSLTYTQAIQTAGRCFKGQFEGFAWLSKIPRFVHPVIGGLCVGLVALKWPQILGIGYETVEAMLQDVEFPLHLLVVLLVVKLVMTAVSVGSGLVGGVFAPAMFLGASLGAAYGQTLAIVLPGMSASMAGPPAYAMVGMAAVLAGSVRAPLTAILLLFELTRDYRIVLPLMAAVGLSVWLVELLKPSATQALNLQQMGVNLSKDQNHEVLKQMSVSAAMQPPKLLLSGSLPVLEAGVSLTNHRCHTALVVDEQEQLIGLITLQDINRAIARAETSLSGYNILDQKLADICTREILYACEDESLADALSRMAARGLHQLPVVARDRPQQVLGLLEQEGINLACGVAITHQAINRYLPTLAQELPVSKSKQAI
- a CDS encoding AbrB family transcriptional regulator, translated to MNKGRKIEPLVGEALLKKVKELDNLSKEEKAKACGYYTVTKNGVERVNMMKFLNALIDAEGVQLDGKQGGNGRGGRSASYRISVQSNGNLLIGSAYTTQMGLQPGDEFEISLGRKHIRLRQIDSDGNPAEEE
- a CDS encoding peroxiredoxin-like family protein, coding for MSTYNILSQTERQRVSDGAVVSILSGCESSPRKLVLILPQLGDFDSLEYAWWLRRDTDRLQSQNIVIRAVGIGDRTSGQKFCDFTGFPPDCLFVDPTAQLHQTLNLYSGLALKLPGLSSGANAWLNLMLMCAGIGSPGTLAEVFRGYKGDTKAPQLIGDEEIVKAAPLPPLKGSFFKWAGGKGYQRPFELATLRLRNMTEVLTNWKTYVPNPAYLTQRGATFLFDKQGELLYQHCDRAILGFAANMSNPLSFLKDFVSDKNFN
- a CDS encoding ArnT family glycosyltransferase, encoding MYRKLFQLHQSKSPTYRTEILLDRLWVIGLLIAALTLYLANLGGLPLRDWDEGIVAQVAREIHNAPPGSLRWLYPTLAGEAYINKPPLVHILIASTYLIGGTINEWTTRLPGAILTAVSVPILYSIGREIFPRRLWAIFSALVYLTLLPVVRHGRLAMLDGAILCFFLFTIWCLLRCRRDLRYCLGVGIGLGLIALTKGFLSLLLGAIALAFIAWDTPRLLTSIYFWTGIIIGSLPATFWYAAQLLHPNPAYVEMFLNQGILNQSLKRIWDRVDNHAGPPWYYILEILKYNWPWLIFLPNGIILAWENRNLSWAKLILVWGGFYLFVISIMTTKLPWYVMPIYPALALLIGAQLAELWNWPRSKPFPRSWFIVSSILVIASWAGSIYFAIFAPQLETDLALTFTAIALTMTIAIVLMFKRDLQFIIILFWGSYLTLFLLMNSDNWVWELTEQYPVKPVAQMIQKSHVPPQQKIYTSYPNFRPSLNFYSERQIIPTNKETLEQIWQEQTSPYFLLKPSFPKEINLELVKIIGQVRIDTPQSEASWVLITKENSFVDS